DNA sequence from the Methanomicrobia archaeon genome:
AGGATTCACCGACGAAAGAAGTGGTGAAAACACCCGATCTGACCGAATTACCGATCTTAACCTATTTCAAAGGCGACGGCGGCGCGTACATCACCGGCGGGATAGTGGTTGCGGAATTGGACGGCGTAACCAATGCGTCATTTCACCGGATGCTCGTCCTGGATAAGAATCGGGTAGCCGCACGGCTTGTGCCTTCCCGGCACCTGTTCAAGATGCATCGTGAAGCGCTCGAGCGAGGCGAATACTTGAAAGTCGGGATCGCTATCGGCGTGAATCCGTTGATTCTGTTAGCCGCGTCGACACGGGTACCACCGGGGCAGGAGTTTGAATACGCATCCTTACTGAAAAAGACACCGGTAGAGCTCTTCAGATTGGATAACGGCATCGCAATCCCGCACGCTGAAATCGCCTTCGAAGGCTTTATTAGTGAAGATACAGCGAAGGAAGGCTCGTTCGTGGATATCACCGAGACGTACGACGAGGTACGCAACGAGCCGGTCATTACGCTTACCAGGATGTATCACCGCAAGGATCCGATTTATCACGCGATCCTGCCGTCAGGACGAGAGCACCGGCTGCTTATGGGCGTGCCGTATGAGCCGCTGATCTTCAAGGCAGTCGAGCGTGTGGCACGGGTGACGAACGTTTTTCTGACCGATGGCGGCTGCTGCTATTTGCACGCCGTCGTACAAATAAAGAAAGAGAAAGAAGGCGAGCCGAAAAATGCGATTATCGCCGCGTTTGCTGCGCATCCCAGCCTCAAACGCGTGATTGTTGTTGATGATGATATTAATATCTTCGATCCGACCGACGTGGAGTATGCGTTAGCGACGCGAGTACGCTGGAACGAAGATCTGGTGCTTATCCCTGATGTAAAGGGCTCAACACTCGATCCCTCCTCTCAAGACGGGCTGACAACGAAGGTCGGGATCGATGCGACGAAGCCGCTGGTCGAAGCGGAGAAGTACGAGCGCATCGTAAAGAACGCGCTTGATTCTGTTTGAACGCATACCAGACACAAAACGAAACGCATAATCGCGATTTTGGTCTATTAATTCTGTTAAAACGTGATTTGTGATAATGTTTCCATTGTCAAAGAAGTTCGCTGAGGCAAATTTGGAGAGAGTGCCCTAAGGGCACGAAGTCTTTTACACTGTGTTAGTCGCTGTTGCTTGCGAATCCCTTATCAATTCCTATTCGGAAAGTGAATGAATTGCTGTTTTTAGTTCGATAACTTCCAATGGACACTCAGACCAATTATGTTCCCAACACACAATTACATCACAACCATTGGGATCGTGTCCGTGGTTTCGGAAATCACTGCTACGATATTCGAATTCAATCCTTACACGTTCCCACTCATCACGCTTACGATTCACCCTCCGTTTCGCTTCACAATCTGGATAGCTGGTTCTGACCGCTTCAACAACAAAGCCAAGCTCAAAACAGACCATCCCAAAGAGAAAAACCACTCCTTGTTCATTGACAGGAGCATGTTGTAAACCACGAAAGTTCAGGAAAGACCCATAGGTCGTTAGTCCAAGGGAATCCCACGATGCAGGTTTTGCCTTTCTTTTCTCTGCGGGAATGCTTTCCTCTGCTTTATGAAAATTAGTCGCACTTGGTAGGTGGTTTAAGAATGGAAAGCCTTCCCCTGACTCTTTTAACCAAGCCTTGAATGCCAAAAGGGTGTCGTTCCATTTTCCGAAGCGCTTCCTGTAAACATCGGCGCTATATTTACAAAGCTTATCGAACTTCATCCGTGTACATACACCGCCGAATTTCACGAATACGTCTTTCATCTCCCGGAATAATTCAGCGTCATCAATTCGGCTAACGTGAGTCGGAGTTAACCCCGCAGCTTCTACAGCCTCGTTCCAGCTATCAAAGTATTTATATATCTGCCACTCGGAAATACCAGATTTGGACTTGAACTCCGATTTTGAGACAGTGTCAGATCCAATTTCTCTGGCGATTCTTTTGATTTCCTTTACGATAGTTTCTCTGTCCATATTAAATCCCTTTTTCCTACTTGCAAGCAATTGCGGCTAACATGTTACATCCGAACCTGGTTCGTATATCCCTCCAATCCGGCGATATATTAGAATGCAGTTCGCATATACTTTCCTGTAGCGGAACAAACCTTCTTGCCTCGCTCATTTTTTATTTACTTCACAACCTGAATTTTGTACTAATGTTGAGCGTTCTGGAATTGGCCGGCTACTGTAGTATCATCACTTCACGATCTTGGTGATATCGATCTCGATGATGTCCTCGGCACCCATGCTCTTCAGCTTCGGGATGAGCACGTTCACCTCATGTTTGCTCACGACCGTCTCCACCGCGTAATACCGGCGGTGATTGTTCTCGGAATCGTACAGTTGCGATATTGTAGGTCGTTTCATCGCCGGAAGCACCTCTATAACCTGCTTTAAGAGGTCTTCAGCAACGTTCATGCTCAGCAGGGCCTTACCGCGCGCTTCTAGCACGCCCGAGAGCAGCGTCCGTATCTCTTCCATCTCCCGCCGCTTCGCCGCGTCTCGCCATGCATCCTTGTTCGCAATCAACTTCGTCGATGATTCCAGTATGGTAGCGATTATCCGCCAGTTGTTTTTCCGCAGGGTCTCGCCCGTCTCCGTCAGCTCGACGATGCCGTCCATCATGTCCTTCGCCTCCGTCGCGCCGTACGAGAAGAACACCTGCACGGGAATGCCCAGCTTCTCGAAGAATGCCTTGGTGAGGTTGGGATATTCCGTGCTGATTTTACTCTGCGGCTTCATGTCCTTCGCCTCCTGGATCTCCGTTCGGTCAGCCTGCACCGCCAGGACGATATTCACCGTGCTCTCCCGCTCCGCCGCTTTGCTGTACTGCATATCTGCTATCTCCACGACGTCCGAGCCCCGCTCCTCTATCCAATCCTTACCGGTGATGCCCATGTCAAAATAACCTTTCTCAACGTATTCCGGTATCTCCTGCGGCCGGAGTATCTTCACCTTCCCTATTCGCGGATCCGAGATCGTCGGGTTGTACTCCCGGCTCGTTACCTTTACTTCGAGGTCCGCCTGCTTGAACAACAGCAGCGTCTGCGCTTCTAAACTGCCCTTCGGAATCGCTATGCTTATCATCTTCCTTACTTTACTATCCCCTTTTCTCTCTTTACCTTTAATTTACGTATTGAAGAAAGGAACCGCGAGACGCTTACCTGATGAATATCGTAACTGAAGAATGAACGAGAAGACGAAACAATTCGTGGCGCGTAGATTCAAAGCCTAT
Encoded proteins:
- a CDS encoding UbiD family decarboxylase; translation: MRAFKDDLAREGKLIEIERDVSSEYEAAALCAEFEQKGRPIFFHAVDGTHKVIMNVLGGRETLADALGISSNQLVQFLAALSESGDSEGSTVKIVEDSPTKEVVKTPDLTELPILTYFKGDGGAYITGGIVVAELDGVTNASFHRMLVLDKNRVAARLVPSRHLFKMHREALERGEYLKVGIAIGVNPLILLAASTRVPPGQEFEYASLLKKTPVELFRLDNGIAIPHAEIAFEGFISEDTAKEGSFVDITETYDEVRNEPVITLTRMYHRKDPIYHAILPSGREHRLLMGVPYEPLIFKAVERVARVTNVFLTDGGCCYLHAVVQIKKEKEGEPKNAIIAAFAAHPSLKRVIVVDDDINIFDPTDVEYALATRVRWNEDLVLIPDVKGSTLDPSSQDGLTTKVGIDATKPLVEAEKYERIVKNALDSV
- a CDS encoding ATP phosphoribosyltransferase, which encodes MISIAIPKGSLEAQTLLLFKQADLEVKVTSREYNPTISDPRIGKVKILRPQEIPEYVEKGYFDMGITGKDWIEERGSDVVEIADMQYSKAAERESTVNIVLAVQADRTEIQEAKDMKPQSKISTEYPNLTKAFFEKLGIPVQVFFSYGATEAKDMMDGIVELTETGETLRKNNWRIIATILESSTKLIANKDAWRDAAKRREMEEIRTLLSGVLEARGKALLSMNVAEDLLKQVIEVLPAMKRPTISQLYDSENNHRRYYAVETVVSKHEVNVLIPKLKSMGAEDIIEIDITKIVK